GGCTGCAGGTAAATGGGGTCTTCGGTCGGATCGAGGGCCGACAAGCACGGCGAACCGGCGGCGTTGATGGACAGAGACCCCTCCAAGTGTTCGATTTCAAAGCCATCCACGCTGTAGCGCAGAATTTGCGGCACCCACACCATCGCGCCGACGGCAATCGTCGTCTTTTCGCCCGCGGTCCAAACGGCCGGCGAGCCGGAAATTCCGCCGATGATGTTGAAAAACGGCAACACGCTCGAACCCTGCAGAGGCGTGGCGGGCCAGTTCGGCAGGAACGGGCCGCCGGGGTGGTTCATGCCGTCGTGGTAAATGGCGTAGAGGCGACCGGAGTCACGATCACCGCCCGGGCATTCCTCGCTGGTGGGTACGAGCACGGAAAGGCGCTGGCTGATCTGCGGGTCCGGATGCCGCGGGTCGAGTATGCCCACCGCGGGCGTGCCGAAAATGGCAAAGGGGATGTCGGAACCGTTGCACACTTTGTCGCGAGGCACCAAGCCTTGGTCCGACCGGCAAAACACCGGCCAACCCGGCAGCGGCGTTGCGCTCCCCGGCGACGGGGCCGGTTTCCACGCATACATTTTTTGATCGAGGGAACCGGCGATGATTTCAAGCACGCCGTCCAGGTCCAAGTCTGCAAGTACCGGCGAAGACATGAATCCGTTGCCTTGTCCGTATCCGAGAACCGACGACGGGTCGACCGGATTGGCGCTTACCGGAAAGCCCGGCAAAAACGTGCCGCCGTTGTTTGGATCGATCGCGTAGACCTTGCCGCCCAAGGTGGCCGCGACGATCTCCGGCGTCGAGTCGCTGAACAGATCGCCCACCGCGACCGAAGCGAAAATGCCCGCTCGATACAGCGGGTCGTCGCCGGAGAGATCCATGGGGAAGCCCGGCAGGTTCGCCCAGGTGCCGAGGCCCTCATCGAATTTGAGGACCACCAATTCGCCGGCGCCGGTGCCGAAGATGATTTCCATGCGGCGGTCGGGATCGCCGTCCAGATCGTAAAGCAGCGGCGAGGATTCACCCGAAGCGCCGATCCACAGCGGGAACCCGGGAACCAGGCCGTTGTCCGGGTCGGCGTCGGTGTGAACGCTGATCGTCTTGCGCGATTCGCCGACGACCAACGCTCCGTCAAGCGCTTCGTACGCCGCTTGGACGCGCAACGTGGCGTCGAAGGCGAACAGTCCGTCGATGGGCCGCGCGGCCCATTCGGGATCGATGTATTCGGCGACTTGGAACGTCGTGATGAGCCCTTCGACCGAGGAGGTCGCATCGCCGTAGTCGACGGTGACGAACTCTTCCTCGGCGGGCTGGTGTCCCGGCGCGATCTGCACCGACCAAGTAAGCGGGTAGGTTCGCGCGCTGATCCGGCCGGTCACGTCGATCGCGTCGTCCGCCGCCGGGTCGAATGTCGTCCACCATTCCGGGGCGGTGATGCGAACTACGGGCGGAATCTTTGACGGCAGGCCCCGGTCGACATCGCCGACCGCGCGCATCGCGGCTTCCATATCAGGCCGGCCGTAGCCGTAGGTGGCATCCGGCCCGGGCAGGCACGGTTGACTAAGCTGAATGAAGGAGAAGCACCGGTCTTGTATGTCGTAGGCCGTCATGGTGAGGATTTGCTTGGCTTCGTCGGCCTCGAGATCGATGCCCTGCTCGTGGGCGTAGCTAAACAGCAACGCAAACAAGCCGGACAGGCTGGCCACCGCTTCGGACGTGCACTCGGAACCGGAGGGGACCGCGAGCATCGTGTGCGAACCGTAGCCGGTGCACCAGGATTCGGTGAAGGCGTAGTCTTCGCCCTCGAATCCGTCCGGGAAGTGGGCCGGCGGAAGGGGGATCATCGATTTGACGGCAATGGCATCTTCGCCCGCGTAAGGCATCCAGTGGTGAAAGCTCAGGGCGTCGCACGTAACGCCGACAGCTACCGTGCCTGCGTCATAGGCGTCGATCACTTCTTGCTGGCCTTGGCGCGACCACGTAAAGTTCGCGCCCGCGTGGCTGATCACCGAAGCGCCCATCGCGTTGGCGTAGCGTATGGACGCCGCCAACATGCCGAAATCGTAAAACAGGCCGGTGGACGCGCGAAGCGGAATAATCATGCAATTCGGGCACGCGCCGACATAACCGCCCACGCTGTTATTGCCCTCCGAAACGATTTCGCGCGCTTGCCAGTGGCCGTGGTTGCCCAGGGGAAGGGCGGCAGTGTCCAACGCTTCGTTGACGTTGCGCAGGAAATCCCACCCGGAGATATCGTCGACAAACCCGTTGGCGTCGTCGTCGAAACCGTCGGAGAATGTCTGGATCAATTGGTAGGCATCGCGGTTTCCCGGGGCACCCAGGCGGTCGTCGTAGCGATAATCCTCGACGTTGAAACGCCCGTCTTCGTTGCAGTCGTATTCGTCGCAAGGATCGCCTTCGATATTGGGCAGCGGCAGTTCGCCAACGTTGATGAAAATGTTCCGGCGAAATTCGTTGTCGTGGTAGTGGCTGATGCCGGTGTCGACCAGAGCAATGAGGATATCGGGGCTACCAGTCGTGTATTTCCACGCGCCGGTGACATTCATGCCGGGAATCTGCCACGGCTCGGCGGGCCCTTCCGGATCGAAGGGATTGTACCCGAGAAAGGGAGAGGCTTGGTTGTACGTGGCGCGAAACGCCGGCGGGTTATAGGGGTCAAAATTAGGCGGCGAGTAATCGTTGGGAATGTTCGCCACGAACACGCCGTCGAAAGGCAGGCTGCCCAAAAACGGCTTACCGACCAGGCTTAATACGTCTTCGGTGATAACCAGTTGGTAGCGTTGCCCCCACGTCCAACTTGCGGACGGCGTAAAAACGACCGTGTCCTCGCCGGTGAAGGAAATACCCCCCGCCACGGGGTCGCCGAGCGGAAACGTGACGATGGAAAACGAGGTTTCATCGACGGTCGCGGGGTCGACGGCTTCGTCGAAGGTAACGGTCACCACCGTTGTCGTCCGCGTCACTCGCGTTGCGAAGTTCGGGGTCATTTCCAGCACATCAAACGCCGCAACCGGAAGCGACAGGAGGAATAGAGCCAACAAAAATGTGAAACCAAAACACGCTTTAGGCATAGACCATTCCTTCCCGGGCAAACGGCCGCGGTCCATCGACGCCTTCGATCTAAAAGACGCCATCCATGGGCTTCGAAGTCACGACGACCGAGCCGACACAACCGGCAAGCTTACAACAAAACGGGGCCGGTTCAAGTTGCGACCGGCTCTGTCTTTCGGTGTCGGAAAAAATGCGATCCGGCTCTTACCCTGTGGGGGCGTCTGCCAGTTCCGGAGGCGGTACGACCTTGACACCTCGTTGCTCGCAGAAACGGCGAAAGCCGAGCAAACGCGTGTTCAGCATCTCCATTTCCAGCGCGCCGGTTGGGCAGTTGTTCACGCACCCTAAACAAAGGATGCATTGGTCGTGGTCGATTTGGCGAGCTTGAAGGTGGATGGCGCCGACCGGGCACGTGGCCTCACAAGCCCCGCACTGAATGCATGTTTCGGGATTGATGGTGTGGTGGTTGATGCCGAGCTTCGTCCACCAACGTAGGTTGAACGACCGCGACATGTCCTCGATGCTGAACTTGGTTTCACTTGTGTCTTCTTGGCCGTTCCGCGCGGCAAGGACGATTTGCCGGGCGAATTCACGCGCCTGTTCGTACGTGTCTTCGTTGGGCAGGTGCCGGTATTGCAGCGTGCGTTTGTCGTTGCCGAAGGACCACGTTGGCGCAAAGGCCGACATGTTGCCGA
Above is a genomic segment from Candidatus Lernaella stagnicola containing:
- a CDS encoding Ig-like domain-containing protein; this translates as MPKACFGFTFLLALFLLSLPVAAFDVLEMTPNFATRVTRTTTVVTVTFDEAVDPATVDETSFSIVTFPLGDPVAGGISFTGEDTVVFTPSASWTWGQRYQLVITEDVLSLVGKPFLGSLPFDGVFVANIPNDYSPPNFDPYNPPAFRATYNQASPFLGYNPFDPEGPAEPWQIPGMNVTGAWKYTTGSPDILIALVDTGISHYHDNEFRRNIFINVGELPLPNIEGDPCDEYDCNEDGRFNVEDYRYDDRLGAPGNRDAYQLIQTFSDGFDDDANGFVDDISGWDFLRNVNEALDTAALPLGNHGHWQAREIVSEGNNSVGGYVGACPNCMIIPLRASTGLFYDFGMLAASIRYANAMGASVISHAGANFTWSRQGQQEVIDAYDAGTVAVGVTCDALSFHHWMPYAGEDAIAVKSMIPLPPAHFPDGFEGEDYAFTESWCTGYGSHTMLAVPSGSECTSEAVASLSGLFALLFSYAHEQGIDLEADEAKQILTMTAYDIQDRCFSFIQLSQPCLPGPDATYGYGRPDMEAAMRAVGDVDRGLPSKIPPVVRITAPEWWTTFDPAADDAIDVTGRISARTYPLTWSVQIAPGHQPAEEEFVTVDYGDATSSVEGLITTFQVAEYIDPEWAARPIDGLFAFDATLRVQAAYEALDGALVVGESRKTISVHTDADPDNGLVPGFPLWIGASGESSPLLYDLDGDPDRRMEIIFGTGAGELVVLKFDEGLGTWANLPGFPMDLSGDDPLYRAGIFASVAVGDLFSDSTPEIVAATLGGKVYAIDPNNGGTFLPGFPVSANPVDPSSVLGYGQGNGFMSSPVLADLDLDGVLEIIAGSLDQKMYAWKPAPSPGSATPLPGWPVFCRSDQGLVPRDKVCNGSDIPFAIFGTPAVGILDPRHPDPQISQRLSVLVPTSEECPGGDRDSGRLYAIYHDGMNHPGGPFLPNWPATPLQGSSVLPFFNIIGGISGSPAVWTAGEKTTIAVGAMVWVPQILRYSVDGFEIEHLEGSLSINAAGSPCLSALDPTEDPIYLQPAIGLLQLTPGGLKAIKSVVNGFKLDPPYRKVVRAKYGDLPLLIQPVTGDLDGDGMREIIGGTGDYLVHAHRKNGREIAGWPKYTQKWTLASPAVGDIDADGMVEVVSHTREGYLYAWESLGETCPDGEPNSDWPRFHHDERNTGYHGADTLPPARVTDLTAAETPNGSLLLEFTAPGDDWWCGRASNYTVRLDADGSIDLSDWNSFQAAPGVALTPGPEYGGDSATFEISTVTAQRIALIAVDNEGHRSRISNVAEVAPYVPGDDDDDDDDDDDNNDDNDDDDDDDDTVGDDDDANDDDDDTDDDADNDRADADNGADTANDTGCGC
- a CDS encoding EFR1 family ferrodoxin (N-terminal region resembles flavodoxins. C-terminal ferrodoxin region binds two 4Fe-4S clusters.), producing MNRRRFLTVMTATTIAARCGLGKARADNPGSRPPQAAQPIEVKKAAVVWYSQTGHTERMGRLIAKTLEKENIAVTAGACREMQIEALAEADLIVLGSPIFYVDVPEGMQRFLQKLPPLAGKAGAGFVTYGGIGHNVQNTAVRLLHAMRERGAMPVGHTAFGNMSAFAPTWSFGNDKRTLQYRHLPNEDTYEQAREFARQIVLAARNGQEDTSETKFSIEDMSRSFNLRWWTKLGINHHTINPETCIQCGACEATCPVGAIHLQARQIDHDQCILCLGCVNNCPTGALEMEMLNTRLLGFRRFCEQRGVKVVPPPELADAPTG